DNA from Sphingomonas psychrotolerans:
CGCGGCGGCATAGCCCTCGGCAGTCAGCGGCCCCTGCGCGGTATAGATCACGAAAAAACCGCCATCGAGGTCGCCTTCGTCCATCCGCCCCAGATCGACCTGCACCAGATCGTCCTCGTAGCGGTGCCGCTCGCCGAAATTCCAGCCGGGGCGGCTGAAATAGACCGGCGTGTCGAGATGGGTGTCGAGCGTCAGCAGCCGCTTGTGCAGGTCGCCATCGTCCCCCGGCGCGGCGCGCGAGGTGGCGCAGGCGGCGGTGGCGAGCAGGGCAAGCAGGACGAGTTTCTTCATCGGGCACCTCGGGTCAGCGACTGCCCATAGCTATGGCGTCGGCGGCCGTCCCCGTACAGCCCGCCGAAATGGCGATGCCATAGCGCATCTGCATATCGCGCCCGCGCCGCAACGTCCTGCGCTGCGCCGCGCAAACCCGCGAGCGTGTCGATCTACCGCTATTCGGCCGCGTTCGCCGCCAGCGCCGCACCCTTGCGATAGGCGAAATTCGTGAGGCTCGATGCTTTCATCTCGATCGAGAAGCCCGGTGCGGTGGGTGCGCGATAGGCGCCGCGCTCGATCACGCACGGGTCCACGAAATGCTCGTGGAGGTGGTCGACATATTCGATCACCCGTCCCTCGGTCGTTCCCGCGAAGGCGAGATAGTCGATCATTGCGAGATGCTGGACATATTCGCACAGGCCCACGCCCCCGGCATGCGGGCACACCGGCAATTCGTATTTCGCCGCCATCAGCAGAACGCTGAGCACTTCGTTGACGCCGCCCAGCCGGCAGGCGTCGATCTGCACCACGTCGATCGCGCCGCGCATGATGAACTGTTTGAACACCACCCGGTTCTGGCACATCTCGCCGGTGGCGACGCGCATCGGCGCCACGGCCTCGCGGATCTGGCGGTGCCCCTCGACATCGTCGGGGCTGGTCGGTTCCTCGATGAACCACGGATCGGCGAAGGCGAGCGCACCCAGATGGGCGATCGCCTGATCGACTTCCCAAACCTGGTTGGCGTCGATCATCAATTTGCGGTCCGGACCCAGCGCGCGCCGCGCGATCCCGACGCGGCGGATATCATCCTCCACCGATCGCCCGACCTTCAATTTCACATGGTCGAAACCCTCGGCAACTGCCTCGTGGCACAGTCGTTCGAGCTTCTCGTCCGAATAGCCGAGCCAGCCGGCCGACGTGGTGTAGGCCGGATAGCCTTTGGCGCGCAGCGTCGCGATCCGATCGGCCTTGCCCGGCGCGCGCGCCTCGAGCAGCGCGAGCCCTTCCTCGGGCGTGATGCAATCGGTGATGTAGCGAAAGTCGATCAGCCCGATCAGCTCGGCGGGCGACATCTCGCCGATCAGCTGCCACAGCGGCTTGCCCGCCGCCTTGGCGAGCAAATCCCATACGGCATTGACGACGGCGCCGGTGGCGAGGTGGATCACGCCCTTCTCGGGGCCGATCCAGCGCAGCTGGCTGTCGCCGGTGATGTGCCGCCAGAAGCGCGCGCCGTCTTCGCGGATCCAGTCGAGGTCGAGCCCTTCGACCAGCGGCGCCAGCGCCTCGATCGCCGCGCAGACGATGTCGTTACCCCGTCCGATGGTGAAGGTGAGGCCGTGGCCTTCGAGCCCGCCATCGGTTTCGAGGATGCAATAGGCAGCCGAATAATCCGGATCGGGATTCATCGCGTCCGAACCGTCGAGCATCTTCGAGGTCGGGAAGCGCACGTCGAGTACGCGTATTTTACGGATGGTCGTCATCGTGCTGCGCCCGCGGCCTCCCGATCCAGATTCCGGCTTCTTGCGCGCGCGTCTTTGGCCATCGTTCGCTGCCTCTCCTGCACGGCCCGCACTGTGCCGAGCGATACTAGTTTATGTTTGCAGATGATCGTGATTTTCATAGGTGGGAATTGACGACGGCGCAAGTTTCCTGTTGGGCGCAAGCCAGCGGACAAATGCGAGAGGAAAGAAGATGGCACGGCGGCATTGCTTCGCGCTCGATCTTGTCGACGATGCCGCGCTCATCGCCGAATATGAGGCGCGGCATGCGCCCGGCGCGGTGTGGCCGGCGGTGCTCGCGCATATCGCGGCGCAGGGCGTCGAGGCGATGGAAATCTGGCGCACCGGCGACCGGATGGTGATGATCGCCGAAGTCGCCGACGACTATCCCCGTGCCGTCGCGGCGCCCGCCGAGATCGCCGAATGGGAGACGCTGATGTGGCGCTTCCAGCGCGCGCTGCCGCACGCCGTCCCGGGCGAAAAATGGGTGCCGATGCAGCGCATCTTCGCGTTTGGCGACCAGCAGTGATCCCGCTCCGGCGCTTGCCCGGCAGCGGCCTGGCGCTGCCCGAACTGGGGTTCGGCACCGCGCCGCTCGGCAATCTCTACCGGAGCGTTTCCGACGCGGATGCCGCCGCGACGATCGCCGCCGCGCTCGCCGCCGGGATCGGCTATGCCGACACCGCGCCTTATTACGGCTTCGGCCTTGCCGAGAAGCGGCTGGGGGCGGGGCTTGCCGGCCAGCAGGCGATCGTCTCGACCAAGGTGGGGCGGTTGCTCGCGCCAGCCGAGGGGCCGTTCCCGGAGGAACGCCACGGCTTCCGCTCGGCCGAGCCGTTCGAGCCGGTCTACGATTATTCCTATGACGGGGTGCTGCGCTCGCATGCGGCCAGCCTCGCGCGGCTCGGCGTCGAGCGGGTCGACATTCTGCTCGTCCACGATATCGGCCGCCAGACCCATGGCGCGCGCCACGCCGAGCGAATGGCCGCGCTGACCGGCGGCGGGCTTGCCGCGCTCGAACGGCTGCGCGACGAGGGCGCGATCACGGCGTTCGGGATCGGCGTCAACGAATGCGAAGTCGCGATGGAATTGCTCGATCGCAGCCCGCTCGATCTGATCCTCCTCGCGGGCCGCTACACCTTGCTCGAGCAAGGCGCGCTCGATGCGGTGCTGCCGCGCTGCGCGGCGACCGGCACCGGCGTGGTGATCGGCGGCCCTTATAATAGCGGGATATTGGCGGGGCGGGGGCTGCGTGCCGACGCGCGCTACGATTATGCGGCGGCCCCGGCGCCGGTGCTCGACAAGGCCCGCCGGATCGAGGCGGCCTGCGCGCGGCATCAGGTCGATCTCGGTGCTGCGGCGCTGCAGTTCGTGCTCGGCCATCCGGGGGTTGCCAGCGTGGTGCCCGGGCTGGCGAGCGCAAGCGAGGTCGCCGAGACCATGGTCCGCTACACTGGGGCGATACCGGCCCAGCTCTGGGCTGAACTCAAACACGACGGGCTGCTCCGCGCCGACGCGCCGGTCCCCGAGACAAAGGAGATTCATACGGCATGACTGGCAGGCTCGCGGGCAAGACGGCGCTGATCACCGGCGCCGCACATGGGATCGGTCGCGCCACTGCCGAGCGCTATATTCAGGAGGGCGCGACACTCTGGGCAATCGACCGCGACGCCGAAGCGCTCGCCACACTCGACGGGTGCGTGACGCGCGCCGTCGACATCTGCGACGCCGCGGCGGTCGCGGCGTTGATCGCCGAGGCGCCGGCGCTCGACATATTGTTCAACTGCGCCGGCATGGTCGCCGCCGGCACGATCCTCGATTGCTCCGAGGAAGACTGGCAGCGCTCGTTCGATCTCAACGCCACGGCGATGTACCGCCTCATCCGCGCGGCTCTGCCGGCGATGATCGCCAAAGGCGGCGGCTCGATCGTCAACATGGCCTCGGTGGCCGGCTCGATCACCGGGGTGCCCAACCGCTTCGCTTATGGCGCCTCGAAGGCGGCGGTGATCGGCCTCACCAAGGCAGTGGCCGCCGATTTCGTCGGCCAGGGCATTCGCTGCAACGCGATCTGCCCCGGTACGGTCGACACGTCCGCGCTCCACCAGCGGCTGCGCGCCACCGGTGATTACGCGAATGCACTGATCGCCTTCAACGCGCGCCAGCCGATGGGGCGGCTGGGCACGGCGGAGGAGATCGCCGCGCTGGCGCTGTATCTCGGCTCGGACGAATCGGCCTTCACCACCGGCCAGATCCACGTGATCGACGGCGGCTGGACCGTCTGAGCGTCAGATCCGGCTGTCGCCTTCGACCAATTGGTCGGAGATCTGCGCGGCCGCCTGCTGGACCAGCTCGCTGGTCTCTTTGGGCGAGACCGAGGATTGGAGCTTCTTGAGATAGGGCACGGTGAGCGCCGCCGCCGCCATTCCGCCGCGCATCACCGGCGCGGAGATGTCGGTCACTCCCGCGACGAACTTGCTGGGGGTGAGTTCGACCTGGCGTTCGCGGATCTCGTCGGCGTGCTGGCGGAACGCCGCGAGCCCGGCTTCGTCGAGCGGCGGGTCGAGCAGGCTCTCCCAGCGCCGGCGCACGTCCTCGGGCTGAAACGCGTAGAGCACCAGCCCGGACGCCGCCTGGACCAGCGGCCGGCGATAGCCGACGCGCACCGAGAAACCGAGCTGCTCGCTCGATTCCATCCGCGCGACGACGACCATCTCGCCCTGGGTATGCAGAGCGAGGTGGCATGATTGGCCGACGCTGGACGCGAGCTGGCGCATCACCGGCAGCGCCGCCTCGATCAGATTGCGGGTGCGCGGCTGCTGCATCCCCAGCGAGAACAGCCGGTCGGTGAGCCGATAGCCTTCGTTCGAGGGGTCCTGCTCGATATAGCCGCGGAACTCGAGCACCTGGACCATCCGGAACAGCTCGCCGTGCGAGCGATCGAGCCGGTTGACGATGGCGGTCAGCGTCATCGGTCGCGCCTCGATCGCCAGCAGTTCGAGGACGTCGAGCCCCTTTTCGAGCGCGGGTGCGCGATAGCGCGAGTCGATCTCGCTCTTGTCTTCAGCGACCTTCTTCACGGCACCCCCTCATGGCGTTCTTGCCGGCACCGTGTATCTGTTGCCGGCCCCGGAATGAAGATGGGCAGGACAGAAGGCGCGGCGAGCCGGTTGCATTTGCATGTGAAAAAGTTTTTATATGCGCAAGCCCCGCAGAGGGCTGGCAGGGGAGAATGAGCGTGGAAGCCAGAGCGCCGTCAGACGCACGGGGATTGTCGTCGGGGCGCACCGTAGCGCTGCTCCCGATCGTGCTGATCGTTGCCTTGTTCTTCCTGTGGGGCGTGGCGAACAATCTCAACGACGTGCTGATCGCGCATTTCAAGAAGCTGTTCACGCTGAGCGATCTGCAGGCAGGGCTCGTCCAGTCGGCTTTCTATCTCGGCTATTTCTGCCTCGCTATTCCCGCCGCCTTGTTCATGCGCGCTTATGGCTATCGCGCCGCGGTGCTGGCCGGGCTGGGGCTCTATGGCGTCGGCGCGCTGCTGTTCTGGCCGGCGGCCGGCGCGCAGAGCTATCCCTTCTTCCTCGCGGCCTTGTTCGTGATCGCCGGCGGGCTGGCCTTTCTCGAGACGTCCGCCAACCCGCTGATCGCGCGCCTCGGTCCCGAGGAGACCGCGTCGCGTCGGCTCAATCTTGCCCAGGCTTTCAACCCGCTCGGGTCGATGACCGGGGTGGTGCTCGGCAGCCAGTTCATCCTCTCGGGCATTTCGGTCTCGCCCGGCCAGCTCGCGGCGATGGACCCGGCGGCGCGCGCAGCGTGGCGCGCAAGCGAGGCCGCGTCGGTACAGATTCCCTATCTGCTGATCGCGCTCGTCGTCATCGGCTGGGCAGTACTGATCCGCGTCGTGCGCTTCCCCCCGGTGGCGACCGAGCGCGACGTGGACGAGGGTGTCGGCGCGTTCGGCGATTTCCGCGCATTGCTGCGCGAGCCGCGCCTGATGTCCGGGGTGATCGCGCAATTCTTCTATGTCGGCGCGCAGGTGGGGGTGTGGAGCTATCTGATCCGTTACACGCAGGTCGCCGTGCCGGGGACGGGCGAGCACGAGGCCGCGGGCTGGCTCACGCTCTCGCTGGCATTGTTCATGGTCGGTCGCTTCGCCGGTGCCGCGCTGATGGGCCGGGTCGCCGCGCTGCCGTTGCTGGCGAGCTTTGCCGGCATCGCCGCTTTGCTCTGCGTCGCCGCCGCCCTGGTGGGCGGGATGCCGGGTGTCGTGGCGCTGGTCGCGACGAGCTTCTTCATGTCGATCATGTTCCCGACGATTTTCGCCGAATCGGTGGCCGGGCTGGGGCCGCGCACCAAATCGGCAGCGGCGTTGCTGGTGATGGCGATCATCGGCGGCGCAGTCCTGACCGCGCTGATGGGCTATGTCTCGGATGCGAGCGGCTCGATCCTGTGGGCGATGCTGGTGCCGGCGGGCTGCTTCGTCGTGGTGCTGGCGTTCGCGCTGCAGGCGAAGATCCGACCGGCTTGATCGACGCGCATTGGGCGGGCCAAATCGATCGCCTGGCGCATCTGGACGACCGGACGGCGGAAAAGGGAGTTAAACGCCGCCCGGCCGCACCCCTTAGGGGGGAACCCTGCGGAGCCTAACCTTCATACTCCTGAATGCGTCTTTCGGCCAGTACGCAAAATCCCCGAAGTGGTACAGCTCACGGTAGCGGGCGGATGTCCTCCGCGCGCACTTTCCAGCCGCGTCGCGGGAATCCCGGCGCGACTCCGTCCGACCCTTCCCAACCCGCGGCCATCATCCCCACTGCCAGCAGCAGCGAGCCGTTGGAGGGGAAATACGTCTCGGCGGCCCGCGCGAAACCGGGTCCATCGGGGCCAGGACCCGAAGTGCCGGCAGCCGGGCCGATCAGCTGCTTCTCTTCCTGCAGATGCACGCGCGGCGTCATCCCGCTCACGCCCCAGCGATTGTTGGGCACATCGCGGAACAGCCATTCTACCGCTTTCTCCGGATCGCCCAGCCGCGCCGCGGTCATCGCGATCACCGGAAAGTCCCAGCCCCAGGTCTGGCGCAGGTCCCAATGCGCTTCGGTGGCGGCGAGGGTGCGGCGCATCGTCGCGCGATCTACCCGGCTCCCGGGGATCAGCCCGAACGCCATCAGGAAGGAGGGATGGTCGCGGTTGAGGCAACGCGGCGGCGTGGCGTGGCGGCTGCATTCGGGTGCGGCGCTGGTGCGCCAGAAATCGGGTCCGCTCTCGACCGGCAGATACAGCCCGTCGCGCTCGGGGGGCGGCGCGAGCCCGGC
Protein-coding regions in this window:
- a CDS encoding SDR family oxidoreductase, which encodes MTGRLAGKTALITGAAHGIGRATAERYIQEGATLWAIDRDAEALATLDGCVTRAVDICDAAAVAALIAEAPALDILFNCAGMVAAGTILDCSEEDWQRSFDLNATAMYRLIRAALPAMIAKGGGSIVNMASVAGSITGVPNRFAYGASKAAVIGLTKAVAADFVGQGIRCNAICPGTVDTSALHQRLRATGDYANALIAFNARQPMGRLGTAEEIAALALYLGSDESAFTTGQIHVIDGGWTV
- a CDS encoding aldo/keto reductase — encoded protein: MIPLRRLPGSGLALPELGFGTAPLGNLYRSVSDADAAATIAAALAAGIGYADTAPYYGFGLAEKRLGAGLAGQQAIVSTKVGRLLAPAEGPFPEERHGFRSAEPFEPVYDYSYDGVLRSHAASLARLGVERVDILLVHDIGRQTHGARHAERMAALTGGGLAALERLRDEGAITAFGIGVNECEVAMELLDRSPLDLILLAGRYTLLEQGALDAVLPRCAATGTGVVIGGPYNSGILAGRGLRADARYDYAAAPAPVLDKARRIEAACARHQVDLGAAALQFVLGHPGVASVVPGLASASEVAETMVRYTGAIPAQLWAELKHDGLLRADAPVPETKEIHTA
- a CDS encoding IclR family transcriptional regulator — encoded protein: MKKVAEDKSEIDSRYRAPALEKGLDVLELLAIEARPMTLTAIVNRLDRSHGELFRMVQVLEFRGYIEQDPSNEGYRLTDRLFSLGMQQPRTRNLIEAALPVMRQLASSVGQSCHLALHTQGEMVVVARMESSEQLGFSVRVGYRRPLVQAASGLVLYAFQPEDVRRRWESLLDPPLDEAGLAAFRQHADEIRERQVELTPSKFVAGVTDISAPVMRGGMAAAALTVPYLKKLQSSVSPKETSELVQQAAAQISDQLVEGDSRI
- a CDS encoding L-fuconate dehydratase; translation: MTTIRKIRVLDVRFPTSKMLDGSDAMNPDPDYSAAYCILETDGGLEGHGLTFTIGRGNDIVCAAIEALAPLVEGLDLDWIREDGARFWRHITGDSQLRWIGPEKGVIHLATGAVVNAVWDLLAKAAGKPLWQLIGEMSPAELIGLIDFRYITDCITPEEGLALLEARAPGKADRIATLRAKGYPAYTTSAGWLGYSDEKLERLCHEAVAEGFDHVKLKVGRSVEDDIRRVGIARRALGPDRKLMIDANQVWEVDQAIAHLGALAFADPWFIEEPTSPDDVEGHRQIREAVAPMRVATGEMCQNRVVFKQFIMRGAIDVVQIDACRLGGVNEVLSVLLMAAKYELPVCPHAGGVGLCEYVQHLAMIDYLAFAGTTEGRVIEYVDHLHEHFVDPCVIERGAYRAPTAPGFSIEMKASSLTNFAYRKGAALAANAAE
- a CDS encoding L-rhamnose mutarotase, coding for MARRHCFALDLVDDAALIAEYEARHAPGAVWPAVLAHIAAQGVEAMEIWRTGDRMVMIAEVADDYPRAVAAPAEIAEWETLMWRFQRALPHAVPGEKWVPMQRIFAFGDQQ
- the fucP gene encoding L-fucose:H+ symporter permease is translated as MSVEARAPSDARGLSSGRTVALLPIVLIVALFFLWGVANNLNDVLIAHFKKLFTLSDLQAGLVQSAFYLGYFCLAIPAALFMRAYGYRAAVLAGLGLYGVGALLFWPAAGAQSYPFFLAALFVIAGGLAFLETSANPLIARLGPEETASRRLNLAQAFNPLGSMTGVVLGSQFILSGISVSPGQLAAMDPAARAAWRASEAASVQIPYLLIALVVIGWAVLIRVVRFPPVATERDVDEGVGAFGDFRALLREPRLMSGVIAQFFYVGAQVGVWSYLIRYTQVAVPGTGEHEAAGWLTLSLALFMVGRFAGAALMGRVAALPLLASFAGIAALLCVAAALVGGMPGVVALVATSFFMSIMFPTIFAESVAGLGPRTKSAAALLVMAIIGGAVLTALMGYVSDASGSILWAMLVPAGCFVVVLAFALQAKIRPA